GTACGCATCGCGCAAGCCCGGTCAGTCGGAGGGGACTGATGCCGTTGTAGGGATCCGCCGATGCCGCGCACGCTCGCGGCGGGCGCGGGCCGCTCGACAGACCCGGCGCGCCAGGATGGCACCGATACGCTATTGATTCATGAGCTGCTTGCGCCCGTTCCTATTGCACAAAGCCCCTTTTCATCATGAAAATAGTGACCACTCCAGCAAAATGCAAGCAAACCCAAAGAGCGTCATCCCCGCGCAGGCGGGGATCCAGCAACGAGGGTTGAACGCTCACACGGGCCTGGATTCCCGCCTGCGCGGGAATGACGGACGACTGAAGCGGAGGAGTTCATCAAAACGGGGTTCAGCAGGCCGCGAATCACCTCGGGGCGAAATCCTGCGCAATGAACACCGACGGCACGGCGCGCGCATTGGTGGGCTTGCCTGGGTGGGTCATTGGGAATCGTTTTCTTCTTTAAATGCACCGTCGTTCGCCAGTTCGCGCTCGATCTGTTCAATGCTGGGCAGGCTGGTTTGCAGTTCAGTTGGCAAGGATTCGAGCAATTGGTATTCGGCCACGCCCAGCGGTTGGGTATTGGTGCGCAGTGCGTATTCGGCAACCACCTTGTTTTTGCTCTTGCACAGCAGCAGGCCAATAGTGGGGTTGTCTTGCGGGTGCTTGACCTGGGCATCCACGGCCGTGAGATAAAAACTCAATTGACCGAGGTGTTCGGGTTTGAATTTTCCGCCCTTGAGTTCGATCACCACATAGCAGCGCAGCTTGAGGTGATAAAACAGCAGGTCGATGAAAAACTCGTCACCGCCCACGTCCAGCAGCACCTGCCGCCCGACGAAGGCAAAGCCCGCGCCCAGTTCCAGCAGGAACTCGGTGACATGCTTGACCAGGGCGTTTTCGACCTCGCGTTCCTGTGCCTTGTCCGTCAGGCCCAGAAAGTCGAAACGGTAGGGGTCTTTCAGCGACTCTCTAGCCAGGTCGGACTGCGGCCTGGGCAGGCTGGCCGCGAAGTTGGTGACCGCCTTGCCGCTGCGCTCCAGGAGACGGGTTTCAATCTGCATCACCAGGATGTTGCGCGACCAGTTGTGCTCGATGGCTTTGGCCGCATACCAGCGGCGGGTCTCAGGGCCAGGCAGCTTGTCCAGCAGCGCCAGCTGGTGATACCAGGGCAATTGTGCAAGCACCGCTTGCACAAATTGCGCATCCGGCCAGGCCTCGGCAAAGGCGCGCATGTACTTGAGATTGCGCGGCGAAAACCCCTTCATGGCGGGAAAGGCGGCGCGCAAATCATGCGCCAGCCGCTCGATGACCTTGGCGCCCCAGCCCTGCGCGGCCTGCCGCGCCAGAATGTCGCACCCGATCTGCCAGTACAGCAGCACCAGTTCCCGGTTGACCGCCAGCGTGGCGCGCTGCTGGGCGGTGTGGATACGGCCTTTGAGGTCGGCCAGCCAGTCGGCGTAGCCCTCGGGGGGTGGGGTCAGGCTGACGGGCTGATCACTGGAGGTCTGGCGCATGTTTTATTCCCTCGGGTTGTTTTCATCATGAAAACAGGGGTCAGCAAGCCGCCACGTTGCGCACCGGCAGCGCCAGCAGCCCGCGATAAACCGGATTGCTCCCCCACTGCGGCGCGGCACCGGCCAGGCACAGCCCCGGCCAGCGCCGCAGCACCTGGCCAAACACGATCTCGGCTTCCATCAGCGTCAGCGCCGCGCCGATGCAGACATGCGCGCCGGAGCCGAAGGACATCGAGCCGCCGTCGCGCCGGGCGATGTCGAGCTGGTCGGGCTGCGCATAGCGCGCCGGGTCGCGGTTGGCGGCGCCGATCAGCGGCAGCACCAGGTCGCCCCGGCGCAGCAGCTGGCCGTGCAGCACCAGGTCGGTCGTCACGCGGCGGCCGGTGTATTGCACCGGGCTGTCAAAGCGCAGCAACTCACGGACAGCGCCGGGCAGCAGCTCGAGCGATTGCTGCAGCTTTTGCCACTGCGCCGGATGGCTGAGCAGCGCCTGCAGGCCGTTGCCCAGCAGGTTGCGCGTGGTCTCGTGGCCGGCGAACAGCAGCATCGCGCATTGCGCCAGCAGCTCAGGCCCGCCCTCGATCTCGCCGGCGGCTTCGGCCAGCACCAGGCGGCTCACCAAATCGTCGCCGGGCGCCTGGCGCCTGCGCGGCAGCAGCGCCTCGAAATAGCGGCACATCGCCAGCAGGCTGGTCTGGGCGCGCCGCGCCTGCTCGCGCTCGGGCTGCGCGGCGCCGATGAAGGTCGCCAGGTCGTCCGACCAGACCATGAAATCGTCCTGCGCCGCAGCCTCGATGCCCATGAGCCGGGCGATCACGCGCACCGGCAGCGGGCGGGCGACGGCCTGCATGAAGTCAAACGGGGTGTTGCCGGTATTCCTGGTGCTGGCGGCTTCGGCGCGGTCGAGCAGCTCGCCCACCGCCTGCTCAATGTGCGGCGCCAGGCCGCGGATCACCTCGGGGCGAAAGCCCGCGTTCAGCACCTTGCGGATGCGCGTGTGGTCGGGCGCGTCGAGGAACAGCAGCGCGCGCGAAAACAGCTTTTGAAAGCCGCTCAGCTCGCCCGGCGCGTCCTCGCGGTCCTTGACCCAGGCGCCGGTGCGCTGCGCGGAAAAGCGCGGATCCTTGAGCACCTTCTCGACATCGGCATGGCGCGTGAGCAGCCAGGCACCGCCGAAGAACTCGTCGCTCCAGTGAATCGGCCCGGCCTCGCTGAGCGCGCGGTAAGTTGGGTACGGATCGGCGAGGAAGGCCGCATCCACGATGGGGCGGCCCAGCGCGCCGGCCGGTGGCGTCAGGACGGCATTCATCAGCCTTGCACCGTGGCGGCGGGGCGCTCGCCCTGCACCTTCAGGCCCAGGCGCTCGAACAGCTGGCGGTCCTTGTCGGCCTGCGGGTTGCTGGTGGTCAGCAGCCGGTCGCCGTAAAAGATCGAGTTGGCGCCGGTCAGGAAGCACAGCGCCTGCAAGGCTTCATCCATCTGCTCGCGCCCGGCCGACAGCCGGACCATGGTGCGCGGCATGGTGATGCGCGCCACGGCGATGGTGCGCACGAACTCGAACGGGTCCAGCGGCGGGGTGTCGGCCAGCGGCGTGCCTTCGACCGCCACCAGGTTGTTGATCGGCACCGACTCCGGATAGGGCTCCAGGTTGGCCAGCTGCGCCACCAGCCCGGCGCGCTGCGCGCGGCTCTCGCCCATGCCGACAATGCCGCCGCAGCAGACGTTGATGCCGGCGTCGCGCACATGGCCCAGGGTATCGAGCCGGTCCTGGTAGGTGCGGGTGCTGATGATGCTGCCGTAGAACTCGGGCGAGCTGTCCAGGTTGTGGTTGTAGTAGTCGAGCCCGGCGTCCTTCAGCGCCTGCGCCTGCTCGGCTTCGAGCATGCCCAGCGTCATGCAGGTCTCCAGCCCCAGGCCGCGCACGGCGGTCACCATCTCGGTGACGCGCTCCATGTCGCGCTCTTTCGGGCGGCTCCAGGCCGCGCCCATGCAAAAGCGCGTCGCGCCCTGGGCCTTGGCGGCCTGCGCGGCGGCCATCACCTCGTCGAGCGGCATCAGCTTGCTGGCTTTCACCTCGGTCTCGAAATGGGACGATTGCGGGCAGTAGCCGCAGTCCTCGGCGCAGCCGCCGGTCTTGATCGACAGCAGCGTGGACAGCTGCACCTCGTTGGCGTCGAAGTTCGCGCGGTGCACCTGCTGGGCGCGAAACAGCAGGTCCATGAAGGGCAAGGCGTACAGGGCTTCGATTTCGGCGACGCGCCAGCGTTGCGGGGCGGCGGCGGCATCTGGGCGGGTAGGCAGGGAGGAACGCAGCGTGGACAGGGGAATGGTGGTGATGGAGGTCATGGATTGGTTTTCAGCAAAATGAATGAAAAACGCTCAGCGGGGGCTGAGCAGCTTGGCCAGCGCGGCGCTGTCCAGATGAGCGGCAATATACGCCGGTCCGGGCACGGCCAGCCGGGGAATCACGCCCAGGCACGGCGCCCGGTGGCGGCGCATCAGTTCATGGCGCAGGCTGGCCAGGTTGCCTTCGCTGTGCGCCATCGACGGGTCAATGGTATTGGCGACCCAGCCCGCCAGCGTAAGGCCCCGGCTTTGAATGGCTTCGGCGGTCAGCAGGGCATGGTTGATGCACCCCAGGCGAAGCCCCACCACCAGGATGACCGGCAGCCCCAGGGCGCGGGCCAGGTCGGCCGTGTCCCATTCCTGATCGAGGGGCACGCAAAAGCCGCCGACGCCTTCGACCACCAGCACATCGGCGCGTTGCGCCAGCGCCTGCGCGTGCCGGACCAGCCAGGGGCCGTCAATCCGGCGGTTTTCCAGCGCGGCGGCAATGTGCGGCGCGCAGGCGGCCTCGAACTGCAGCGGCCCGACTTCGGCGTCGGTGAGCGGCACGGAACTGGCCTGGCGCAAGGCCCGCACGTCGTCGTTGATGCGCTGGCCGTTGATGAGCGTCGTTCCCGCCGCCACGGGCTTGAGCCCGGCGCTGCGCCAGCCCTGGGCCGCGCACCAGTGCAGCAGCGCCGCGCTGATGCAGGTCTTGCCGATGTCGGTGTCGGTGCCGGTGACGAAGCAGCCGTGCAGCGCAGGGGCAAGCGTCATGGCTGCGCTCCGGCCAAGTCCTTGCCGGCCTGCGCCAGGGCATCGACGAGCTGCTGAACATCGTCCGCGCTGTGCGCGGCGCTCAGCGTGATGCGCAGCCGGGCGGTTCCCACGGGCACGGTCGGTGGGCGGATGGCCGGCACCCACAGGCCCTGCGCATCGAGCGCGGCGGCCAGCGCCAGCGCGGCTTCGTTGCCGCCGACGATCAGCGGCTGGATTGCCGTGGCTGAATCGGCCAGATGCCAGCCCAGCGTCGGCAGCGCGGCGATCAGTTCGGCAAGCTGGCTGCGCAACTGGGTGATCAGCTGCTGCAGGTGCGCGCGCCGCTGCTCGCCCTCGGCGCTCTGGATGAGGCGCAGGCTTTCGCGCAGCGCATGGGCCACGGCCGGCGGCGCGGCCGTGGTGTAGATGTAAGGCCGGGCGGTCTGCACCAGCCAGTCGATGATGGCCGGATGCGCGGCGACAAAGGCGCCGCCCACACCGGCCGCCTTGCCGAGCGTTCCCATGCAGATCAGGCGTTCGCTGCACAGGCCGAAGTGCGACAGGCTGCCCCGGCCCTCTTCGCCCAGCACGCCAAAGCCATGCGCATCGTCCACCACCAGCCAGGCATCGAAGCGTTCGGCCAGCGCCAGCAGCTCGGGCAGGTCGGCCACGTCGCCGTCCATGCTGAACACCGCGTCGGTGACGATCAGCTTGACGGGCGTGGTGCAGGCCGCCAGCTGGCGCTCCAGCACCGCCAGGCTCTTGTGGGCGTAGCGCTGCAGCGTCGCCTTGGCCAGCAGCGCGCCATCGACCAGCGAAGCGTGGTTGAGCTTGTCGGCAAAAATCGTGGCGTTGGCGCCGCCCAGCGCGGTCAGCAGCGCCAGGTTGGCCATGTAGCCGGTGCAAAAATACAGCGCCTGCGCGTTGGGGATGCACGGCGCCAGCCACGCCGCCAACTCCTCTTCGAGCGCGGCATGGGCCTGGAAATGGCCGCTGATCAGGTGCGAGGCGCCGCTGCCCGCGCCGTAGCGCTGGGCGCCTTCGGCCAGCGCCCGGACCAGCGACGGGTGGTTCGCCAGCCCAAGATAGTCGTTGCTGCAAAACGCCAGCAGGTCGCGCGCCGGCTGGCCGCGCTGGCTGACCCGCTGGCGCGGCGCGCACGGCGACTCGGCGATGCGGCGCTGGCGCGTGAGGCCCTGCGCCTGGCGCTCACGCA
This DNA window, taken from Polaromonas hydrogenivorans, encodes the following:
- a CDS encoding cytochrome P450, which encodes MNAVLTPPAGALGRPIVDAAFLADPYPTYRALSEAGPIHWSDEFFGGAWLLTRHADVEKVLKDPRFSAQRTGAWVKDREDAPGELSGFQKLFSRALLFLDAPDHTRIRKVLNAGFRPEVIRGLAPHIEQAVGELLDRAEAASTRNTGNTPFDFMQAVARPLPVRVIARLMGIEAAAQDDFMVWSDDLATFIGAAQPEREQARRAQTSLLAMCRYFEALLPRRRQAPGDDLVSRLVLAEAAGEIEGGPELLAQCAMLLFAGHETTRNLLGNGLQALLSHPAQWQKLQQSLELLPGAVRELLRFDSPVQYTGRRVTTDLVLHGQLLRRGDLVLPLIGAANRDPARYAQPDQLDIARRDGGSMSFGSGAHVCIGAALTLMEAEIVFGQVLRRWPGLCLAGAAPQWGSNPVYRGLLALPVRNVAAC
- the bioD gene encoding dethiobiotin synthase, which gives rise to MTLAPALHGCFVTGTDTDIGKTCISAALLHWCAAQGWRSAGLKPVAAGTTLINGQRINDDVRALRQASSVPLTDAEVGPLQFEAACAPHIAAALENRRIDGPWLVRHAQALAQRADVLVVEGVGGFCVPLDQEWDTADLARALGLPVILVVGLRLGCINHALLTAEAIQSRGLTLAGWVANTIDPSMAHSEGNLASLRHELMRRHRAPCLGVIPRLAVPGPAYIAAHLDSAALAKLLSPR
- the bioF gene encoding 8-amino-7-oxononanoate synthase; the encoded protein is MLIDYLNHQLRERQAQGLTRQRRIAESPCAPRQRVSQRGQPARDLLAFCSNDYLGLANHPSLVRALAEGAQRYGAGSGASHLISGHFQAHAALEEELAAWLAPCIPNAQALYFCTGYMANLALLTALGGANATIFADKLNHASLVDGALLAKATLQRYAHKSLAVLERQLAACTTPVKLIVTDAVFSMDGDVADLPELLALAERFDAWLVVDDAHGFGVLGEEGRGSLSHFGLCSERLICMGTLGKAAGVGGAFVAAHPAIIDWLVQTARPYIYTTAAPPAVAHALRESLRLIQSAEGEQRRAHLQQLITQLRSQLAELIAALPTLGWHLADSATAIQPLIVGGNEAALALAAALDAQGLWVPAIRPPTVPVGTARLRITLSAAHSADDVQQLVDALAQAGKDLAGAQP
- a CDS encoding PDDEXK nuclease domain-containing protein, with product MRQTSSDQPVSLTPPPEGYADWLADLKGRIHTAQQRATLAVNRELVLLYWQIGCDILARQAAQGWGAKVIERLAHDLRAAFPAMKGFSPRNLKYMRAFAEAWPDAQFVQAVLAQLPWYHQLALLDKLPGPETRRWYAAKAIEHNWSRNILVMQIETRLLERSGKAVTNFAASLPRPQSDLARESLKDPYRFDFLGLTDKAQEREVENALVKHVTEFLLELGAGFAFVGRQVLLDVGGDEFFIDLLFYHLKLRCYVVIELKGGKFKPEHLGQLSFYLTAVDAQVKHPQDNPTIGLLLCKSKNKVVAEYALRTNTQPLGVAEYQLLESLPTELQTSLPSIEQIERELANDGAFKEENDSQ
- the bioB gene encoding biotin synthase BioB — protein: MTSITTIPLSTLRSSLPTRPDAAAAPQRWRVAEIEALYALPFMDLLFRAQQVHRANFDANEVQLSTLLSIKTGGCAEDCGYCPQSSHFETEVKASKLMPLDEVMAAAQAAKAQGATRFCMGAAWSRPKERDMERVTEMVTAVRGLGLETCMTLGMLEAEQAQALKDAGLDYYNHNLDSSPEFYGSIISTRTYQDRLDTLGHVRDAGINVCCGGIVGMGESRAQRAGLVAQLANLEPYPESVPINNLVAVEGTPLADTPPLDPFEFVRTIAVARITMPRTMVRLSAGREQMDEALQALCFLTGANSIFYGDRLLTTSNPQADKDRQLFERLGLKVQGERPAATVQG